In Syngnathus acus chromosome 21, fSynAcu1.2, whole genome shotgun sequence, one genomic interval encodes:
- the vtcn1 gene encoding V-set domain-containing T-cell activation inhibitor 1 isoform X4 produces MASLGQIIFFMMITLTVVFSALIILIVSLSLSGRLLLVQSLNRLPVANLDEDHMLSCFLTVDSEQSLLQDVSITWTKESLTGIIYSYEDGAESNDEQDSQYSGRVQIFSDMVVKGNASLLLRKVRRTDAGEYTCLLSHSGGTGKVNIILRTAAFTAPTFTLSNGALTAEATRWFPKPNVTWLDAGNNVLQGSTDFQQSSAGIFRVVSTLQLVNVSDTYTCRIQNDLVAAHSDATVTTVITPLLEEITTALGPGPK; encoded by the exons ATGGCTTCACTGGGGCAGATCATCTTCTTCAT GATGATCACGCTCACTGTTGTCTTCTCAGCGctcatcatcctcatcgtCTCCTTGTCACTTTCAG GCAGATTGTTGCTGGTTCAGAGCCTCAACAGACTTCCTGTGGCCAACCTCGACGAAGACCACATGCTCAGCTGCTTCCTGACCGTAGACAGTGAACAAAGTCTACTCCAAGATGTGTCCATCACATGGACGAAGGAGTCGCTGACTGGAATTATTTACAGCTACGAGGATGGCGCAGAGAGCAACGACGAGCAGGACTCACAGTACAGCGGCAGGGTACAAATCTTCAGCGACATGGTGGTAAAAGGAAACGCCTCACTTCTGCTGAGGAAGGTACGACGCACCGATGCAGGCGAGTACACTTGCTTGCTCAGTCACTCGGGAGGCACCGGGAAGGTCAACATCATCCTCAGGACGGCAG CTTTCACAGCACCCACGTTTACATTGTCAAACGGTGCCCTGACAGCTGAAGCGACCAGATGGTTTCCCAAGCCCAACGTGACATGGCTGGATGCCGGTAACAACGTTCTGCAGGGGAGCACAGACTTCCAGCAGAGTTCTGCGGGCATATTTCGAGTGGTCAGCACATTGCAGTTGGTTAATGTCAGCGACACTTACACGTGCAGGATTCAGAATGACCTGGTGGCGGCTCACTCTGATGCCACTGTGACAACAG TCATAACGCCACTCCTGGAGGAAATCACAACTGCATTGGGGCCTGGGccaaaatga
- the vtcn1 gene encoding V-set domain-containing T-cell activation inhibitor 1 isoform X1, protein MASLGQIIFFMMITLTVVFSALIILIVSLSLSGRLLLVQSLNRLPVANLDEDHMLSCFLTVDSEQSLLQDVSITWTKESLTGIIYSYEDGAESNDEQDSQYSGRVQIFSDMVVKGNASLLLRKVRRTDAGEYTCLLSHSGGTGKVNIILRTAAFTAPTFTLSNGALTAEATRWFPKPNVTWLDAGNNVLQGSTDFQQSSAGIFRVVSTLQLVNVSDTYTCRIQNDLVAAHSDATVTTGQFHRKWDMLYFGAFLSPARTLIFPYVFYFAGSNVTNENYFTYNSASALRAPDFIVIICVFCVHLL, encoded by the exons ATGGCTTCACTGGGGCAGATCATCTTCTTCAT GATGATCACGCTCACTGTTGTCTTCTCAGCGctcatcatcctcatcgtCTCCTTGTCACTTTCAG GCAGATTGTTGCTGGTTCAGAGCCTCAACAGACTTCCTGTGGCCAACCTCGACGAAGACCACATGCTCAGCTGCTTCCTGACCGTAGACAGTGAACAAAGTCTACTCCAAGATGTGTCCATCACATGGACGAAGGAGTCGCTGACTGGAATTATTTACAGCTACGAGGATGGCGCAGAGAGCAACGACGAGCAGGACTCACAGTACAGCGGCAGGGTACAAATCTTCAGCGACATGGTGGTAAAAGGAAACGCCTCACTTCTGCTGAGGAAGGTACGACGCACCGATGCAGGCGAGTACACTTGCTTGCTCAGTCACTCGGGAGGCACCGGGAAGGTCAACATCATCCTCAGGACGGCAG CTTTCACAGCACCCACGTTTACATTGTCAAACGGTGCCCTGACAGCTGAAGCGACCAGATGGTTTCCCAAGCCCAACGTGACATGGCTGGATGCCGGTAACAACGTTCTGCAGGGGAGCACAGACTTCCAGCAGAGTTCTGCGGGCATATTTCGAGTGGTCAGCACATTGCAGTTGGTTAATGTCAGCGACACTTACACGTGCAGGATTCAGAATGACCTGGTGGCGGCTCACTCTGATGCCACTGTGACAACAGGTCAGTTCCACAGGAAATGGGATATGTTGTATTTTGGGGCATTCCTATCCCCAGCCAGAACATTAATATTTCcttatgtgttttattttgcaggcTCTAATGTTACAAATGAAAATTACTTTACTTACAACTCTGCATCAGCCCTGCGAGCACCAGATTTTATTGTCATAATATGCGTCTTTTGTGTTCATCTGCTGTAA
- the vtcn1 gene encoding V-set domain-containing T-cell activation inhibitor 1 isoform X3: MASLGQIIFFMMITLTVVFSALIILIVSLSLSGRLLLVQSLNRLPVANLDEDHMLSCFLTVDSEQSLLQDVSITWTKESLTGIIYSYEDGAESNDEQDSQYSGRVQIFSDMVVKGNASLLLRKVRRTDAGEYTCLLSHSGGTGKVNIILRTAAFTAPTFTLSNGALTAEATRWFPKPNVTWLDAGNNVLQGSTDFQQSSAGIFRVVSTLQLVNVSDTYTCRIQNDLVAAHSDATVTTGSNVTNENYFTYNSASALRAPDFIVIICVFCVHLL; this comes from the exons ATGGCTTCACTGGGGCAGATCATCTTCTTCAT GATGATCACGCTCACTGTTGTCTTCTCAGCGctcatcatcctcatcgtCTCCTTGTCACTTTCAG GCAGATTGTTGCTGGTTCAGAGCCTCAACAGACTTCCTGTGGCCAACCTCGACGAAGACCACATGCTCAGCTGCTTCCTGACCGTAGACAGTGAACAAAGTCTACTCCAAGATGTGTCCATCACATGGACGAAGGAGTCGCTGACTGGAATTATTTACAGCTACGAGGATGGCGCAGAGAGCAACGACGAGCAGGACTCACAGTACAGCGGCAGGGTACAAATCTTCAGCGACATGGTGGTAAAAGGAAACGCCTCACTTCTGCTGAGGAAGGTACGACGCACCGATGCAGGCGAGTACACTTGCTTGCTCAGTCACTCGGGAGGCACCGGGAAGGTCAACATCATCCTCAGGACGGCAG CTTTCACAGCACCCACGTTTACATTGTCAAACGGTGCCCTGACAGCTGAAGCGACCAGATGGTTTCCCAAGCCCAACGTGACATGGCTGGATGCCGGTAACAACGTTCTGCAGGGGAGCACAGACTTCCAGCAGAGTTCTGCGGGCATATTTCGAGTGGTCAGCACATTGCAGTTGGTTAATGTCAGCGACACTTACACGTGCAGGATTCAGAATGACCTGGTGGCGGCTCACTCTGATGCCACTGTGACAACAG gcTCTAATGTTACAAATGAAAATTACTTTACTTACAACTCTGCATCAGCCCTGCGAGCACCAGATTTTATTGTCATAATATGCGTCTTTTGTGTTCATCTGCTGTAA
- the vtcn1 gene encoding V-set domain-containing T-cell activation inhibitor 1 isoform X2, translating to MASLGQIIFFMMITLTVVFSALIILIVSLSLSGRLLLVQSLNRLPVANLDEDHMLSCFLTVDSEQSLLQDVSITWTKESLTGIIYSYEDGAESNDEQDSQYSGRVQIFSDMVVKGNASLLLRKVRRTDAGEYTCLLSHSGGTGKVNIILRTAAEATRWFPKPNVTWLDAGNNVLQGSTDFQQSSAGIFRVVSTLQLVNVSDTYTCRIQNDLVAAHSDATVTTGQFHRKWDMLYFGAFLSPARTLIFPYVFYFAGSNVTNENYFTYNSASALRAPDFIVIICVFCVHLL from the exons ATGGCTTCACTGGGGCAGATCATCTTCTTCAT GATGATCACGCTCACTGTTGTCTTCTCAGCGctcatcatcctcatcgtCTCCTTGTCACTTTCAG GCAGATTGTTGCTGGTTCAGAGCCTCAACAGACTTCCTGTGGCCAACCTCGACGAAGACCACATGCTCAGCTGCTTCCTGACCGTAGACAGTGAACAAAGTCTACTCCAAGATGTGTCCATCACATGGACGAAGGAGTCGCTGACTGGAATTATTTACAGCTACGAGGATGGCGCAGAGAGCAACGACGAGCAGGACTCACAGTACAGCGGCAGGGTACAAATCTTCAGCGACATGGTGGTAAAAGGAAACGCCTCACTTCTGCTGAGGAAGGTACGACGCACCGATGCAGGCGAGTACACTTGCTTGCTCAGTCACTCGGGAGGCACCGGGAAGGTCAACATCATCCTCAGGACGGCAG CTGAAGCGACCAGATGGTTTCCCAAGCCCAACGTGACATGGCTGGATGCCGGTAACAACGTTCTGCAGGGGAGCACAGACTTCCAGCAGAGTTCTGCGGGCATATTTCGAGTGGTCAGCACATTGCAGTTGGTTAATGTCAGCGACACTTACACGTGCAGGATTCAGAATGACCTGGTGGCGGCTCACTCTGATGCCACTGTGACAACAGGTCAGTTCCACAGGAAATGGGATATGTTGTATTTTGGGGCATTCCTATCCCCAGCCAGAACATTAATATTTCcttatgtgttttattttgcaggcTCTAATGTTACAAATGAAAATTACTTTACTTACAACTCTGCATCAGCCCTGCGAGCACCAGATTTTATTGTCATAATATGCGTCTTTTGTGTTCATCTGCTGTAA
- the vtcn1 gene encoding V-set domain-containing T-cell activation inhibitor 1 isoform X5 encodes MLSCFLTVDSEQSLLQDVSITWTKESLTGIIYSYEDGAESNDEQDSQYSGRVQIFSDMVVKGNASLLLRKVRRTDAGEYTCLLSHSGGTGKVNIILRTAAEATRWFPKPNVTWLDAGNNVLQGSTDFQQSSAGIFRVVSTLQLVNVSDTYTCRIQNDLVAAHSDATVTTGQFHRKWDMLYFGAFLSPARTLIFPYVFYFAGSNVTNENYFTYNSASALRAPDFIVIICVFCVHLL; translated from the exons ATGCTCAGCTGCTTCCTGACCGTAGACAGTGAACAAAGTCTACTCCAAGATGTGTCCATCACATGGACGAAGGAGTCGCTGACTGGAATTATTTACAGCTACGAGGATGGCGCAGAGAGCAACGACGAGCAGGACTCACAGTACAGCGGCAGGGTACAAATCTTCAGCGACATGGTGGTAAAAGGAAACGCCTCACTTCTGCTGAGGAAGGTACGACGCACCGATGCAGGCGAGTACACTTGCTTGCTCAGTCACTCGGGAGGCACCGGGAAGGTCAACATCATCCTCAGGACGGCAG CTGAAGCGACCAGATGGTTTCCCAAGCCCAACGTGACATGGCTGGATGCCGGTAACAACGTTCTGCAGGGGAGCACAGACTTCCAGCAGAGTTCTGCGGGCATATTTCGAGTGGTCAGCACATTGCAGTTGGTTAATGTCAGCGACACTTACACGTGCAGGATTCAGAATGACCTGGTGGCGGCTCACTCTGATGCCACTGTGACAACAGGTCAGTTCCACAGGAAATGGGATATGTTGTATTTTGGGGCATTCCTATCCCCAGCCAGAACATTAATATTTCcttatgtgttttattttgcaggcTCTAATGTTACAAATGAAAATTACTTTACTTACAACTCTGCATCAGCCCTGCGAGCACCAGATTTTATTGTCATAATATGCGTCTTTTGTGTTCATCTGCTGTAA
- the trim45 gene encoding tripartite motif-containing protein 45, translated as MSEEKGHSEQLTATEPIAPDGLSVNPRAVCSVCTRLYRDPKILPCLHTFCLDCINQLEPFSVAAGRHRDGPEQEGGDGEVTKEARKEKRVNVTVLCPDCDSEVDLPPSGPAGLSTDHLALDEVFLETLVSNGPLGCDLCGESRAESRCEACCVNLCEFCFQAHRRQTRTASHPIQQLQDLKSRGRLCRPVLCAVHPGQELRLFCQPCDLPVCLECATTLHSEHRCCPTHEVIGCQRDRIRTLVTVRLRPHLQRLEQTLQKVEVSQKALQTRVEATASEMRAFARGYASAVEAHCLALLRRLDELHLQCRNQLHLQKAQLQQALSDGRDGVDFADRLLSCGSDAEILSAKGVTLRRLSSLAEGSCDDQLAALIPDDGSGIRFDPQGMAGELSGYPVVGVIHFKALDPNKCTIDGEGLQQASEGQQAHFTLVCRDSAGDQMARGGDPVLVSIVHRERKHCAVESTVVDNNDGSYKVSYRPDEAGTYSVWVCVKAQHVKGSPFVLNVTKKLRHHTGVFHCCSFCSSGGAKEARCGCPGTMPGGFQGCGHSHKGHPGKPHWSCCGSTTEKSECLPACVIKAVSAGKHLRTVAL; from the exons ATGTCCGAAGAAAAGGGTCATTCAGAACAGCTGACGGCAACCGAGCCAATAGCACCAGACGGACTGTCGGTGAACCCAAGGGCGGTTTGTAGCGTGTGTACTCGCTTGTACCGGGATCCTAAAATCCTGCCGTGCCTGCACACCTTCTGTCTGGACTGTATCAACCAGTTGGAGCCATTCTCGGTGGCCGCTGGTCGCCACCGGGATGGCCCAGAACAGGAGGGCGGGGACGGAGAAGTTACGAAAGAGGCGAGGAAAGAGAAACGGGTCAACGTCACAGTGCTCTGCCCCGACTGTGACTCCGAAGTGGACCTTCCGCCTTCGGGGCCTGCCGGACTAAGCACCGACCACCTGGCGTTAGACGAAGTGTTTCTCGAGACCCTGGTTAGCAACGGCCCGCTTGGGTGTGACCTGTGTGGCGAAAGCCGGGCGGAGAGCCGCTGTGAGGCCTGCTGCGTCAACTTGTGCGAATTCTGTTTTCAAGCGCACAG GCGTCAGACGCGTACAGCGTCGCACCCTATTCAGCAATTGCAGGATCTCAAGTCTCGGGGTCGCCTCTGCCGTCCCGTCCTGtgtgctgtccatcccggccAGGAGCTGCGCCTCTTCTGCCAGCCTTGCGACCTGCCAGTGTGCCTGGAATGCGCCACAACGCTGCACTCTGAGCACCGCTGCTGTCCCACCCATGAAGTCATTGGCTGCCAGAGAGACCGCATCAGGACGCTGGTCACTGTCCGCCTGCGACCTCACCTGCAAAGACTGGAGCAGACACTGCAGAAG GTGGAGGTTTCCCAGAAGGCTTTACAAACGAGAGTGGAAGCCACAGCCAGTGAGATGAGGGCATTCGCTCGAGGCTATGCCAGTGCGGTGGAAGCTCACTGCCTGGCCTTGCTGCGTCGCCTGGACGAGCTTCACCTCCAATGCAG GAACCAGCTGCATCTGCAGAAGGCGCAGCTGCAGCAGGCGCTGTCGGACGGCCGGGATGGCGTGGACTTTGCCGACAGGCTGCTGAGCTGTGGCTCGGATGCCGAGATCCTCAGTGCTAAGGGCGTGACGCTGAGAAGGCTGAGCAGCCTGGCGGAGGGCAGCTGTGATGACCAACTGGCTGCCCTCATCCCTGATGACGGCAGTGGTATCCGCTTTGATCCCCAGGGGATGGCGGGTGAGCTGAGCGGCTACCCAGTGGTGGGCGTGATCCATTTTAAGGCTTTGGACCCCAACAAGTGCACTATAGATGGAGAAG GTCTCCAGCAGGCCAGTGAGGGCCAGCAGGCCCACTTCACCCTGGTTTGCAGAGACTCTGCCGGGGATCAGATGGCACGTGGTGGGGATCCTGTCCTGGTCAGCATCGTCCACAGGGAGAGGAAACACTG tgcGGTGGAAAGCACAGTGGTGGACAACAATGACGGCTCTTACAAAGTTTCCTACAGACCGGATGAGGCTGGAACGTACTCTGTGTGGGTTTGTGTCAAAGCTCAACATGTAAAG GGTTCTCCGTTTGTTTTGAACGTGACAAAGAAGCTGAGGCATCACACTGGAGTGTTCCACTGCTGCTCCTTCTGCTCCAGTGGAGGAGCCAAGGAGGCACGCTGTGGCTGTCCAGGAACTATGCCCG GAGGATTTCAAGGGTGCGGTCACAGCCATAAGGGTCATCCCGGAAAGCCGCACTGGTCGTGTTGTGGCAGCACCACGGAGAAGTCAGAGTGTTTACCTGCCTGCGTGATTAAAGCCGTCTCTGCAGGCAAACACTTGCGCACTGTCGCGCTCTGA
- the gli2a gene encoding zinc finger protein GLI2a isoform X2 has translation MTPRLSRKRALSISPLSDASIDLQTMIRTSPNSLVAYINNSRSSSAASSSYGHLSVGGISPSFSFPHPINPVAYQQLLSQQRGLNAFGHTPPLIQPPPSSFSARQHSLVTPPMSTSHNSTTSEANQNASGDPAVSSTVNPLNSKRTKVKMEVEGPLPISPTSLDHGGGMLEMSEELDKDECKQEPEAIYETNCHWEGCTKEYDTQDQLVHHINNDHIHGEKKEFVCRWVECSREQKPFKAQYMLVVHMRRHTGEKPHKCTFEGCTKAYSRLENLKTHLRSHTGEKPYVCEHEGCNKAFSNASDRAKHQNRTHSNEKPYVCKIAGCTKRYTDPSSLRKHVKTVHGPEAHVTKKQRSDAPRGLQPPKDNGENEFHSKNGTGSVDERTDAKGTMRSMEDCLQVKSIKTENSIMYQSSPGGHSSCSSQPSPLSSTNNNDSGVEMAMHSGGSFGDLSAQDECPLVDSTVPAGGQQTGMGLQLRKAVSHCGTVTIKMQTIKKEQLKTVRDSCPWVNSAPQPQQGQRNNTKLPPIPTAGSLLENSNLTTNLNSLHNGQRFGDQSLCEVTLLNQLNDRRNSTTSTISSAYTMSRRSSGISPCYSSRRSSEASQFGANRHNNISSADSYDPISTDLSRRSSEASHCGGGGAGGAGGGNLPSLLSLTPAQHYRLKAKYAAAIGGAPPTPLPNMERMSLRTRMALYSDSQEYSTHHYHQPSSGNVPRRCSDTGYGNHSLMPHEVPANLPRRASDPVRCPTHDTLSTVPRYNSMNSMNSSSECHQALAMYGYTRSDGNLQRYPFAPRPPSISENVAMENMAVDGMGNGGEQGAEDDIVLPDDMVQYLRSQNPGNQGHNLGQGNYQFNNQSQGYQTGSAPLASFYSQRRGPLFDACLMQSGQDMNHSDPQEPFSTSSHINKNNMPVQWNEVSSGTVDTATKLPKQQHSLRGNLTVVPQRNNFASFQAQGQGLGSNQQVVPVNQNMYKQGYANHNNKRLNNPHHQQKQCSTLKLNDQSSVQGFSQDTIQNSISASNNVRATRNNVMDQGVQSYRGRAQPDEYSHINHVVYQQQHYNILSQHSNIQNGTSVMLPPRPPVEPKAGSRQHPVSGMMQLNRIPKLSDVSPGLQNNTSEASPKRPNGTATLRNNSENPNSAMFYTGEIHLFEQTPATFEASVSPNVSQTPANNNVAVSNMVSPGVNQVSSSTVDSSTGRNGGAEHTQIDFDSILDDGDHSSLMSGTLSPGLLQSLSQNSSRLTTPRNSVTLASVPAGIGNMAIGDMSSMLTALAEESKFLNMIS, from the exons AATGCCAGTGGAGATCCAGCCGTGAGCAGCACAGTCAACCCATTGAACTCCAAAAGGACAAAGGTTAAAATGGAAGTCGAAGGACCTCTGCCCATCTCACCAACCTCTCTG GACCATGGTGGAGGAATGCTGGAAATGAGTGAGGAGCTTGATAAAGATGAGTGCAAACAGGAACCTGAGGCCATATATGAGACCAACTGCCACTGGGAAGGTTGTACCAAGGAGTATGATACCCAAGACCAACTTGTACAT CACATCAACAATGACCACATCCATGGTGAAAAGAAGGAGTTTGTGTGTCGGTGGGTGGAGTGTTCACGAGAGCAAAAGCCCTTCAAGGCCCAGTATATGCTGGTGGTCCACATGAGGAGACACACGGGCGAGAAGCCGCATAAATGCACA TTTGAGGGCTGCACAAAAGCTTACTCCCGTCTAGAGAATCTCAAGACCCACCTTCGGTCTCACACTGGGGAGAAGCCCTATGTGTGTGAGCATGAAGGCTGCAACAAGGCTTTCTCAAATGCTTCAGACCGAGCCAAGCACCAGAATCGTACACATTCTAATGAG AAACCATATGTATGTAAAATTGCGGGTTGTACCAAGCGCTACACAGACCCCAGCTCTCTCAGGAAGCATGTTAAGACTGTTCACGGACCGGAGGCTCATGTCACCAAGAAACAGCGAAGTGACGCTCCTCGAGGACTTCAACCTCCCAAAGACAATGGCGAGAATGAATTCCATTCTAAAAATGGCACAGGAAGTGTGGATGAAAGGACTGATGCCAAAGGCACCATGAGAAGCATGGAAGACTGTCTACAAGTCAAATCAATCAAGACTGAGAATTCCATT ATGTATCAGTCCAGTCCTGGTGGTCACTCATCATGTAGCAGTCAGCCATCACCTCTCAGCAGCACCAACAACAACGACAGTGGGGTAGAGATGGCCATGCACAGTGGGGGCAGCTTTGGGGACCTGAGTGCACAAGATGAGTGTCCCTTGGTTGACTCTACTGTTCCTGCTGGGGGACAACAGACAGGGATGGGACTTCAGCTGAGGAAAGCAGTGAGTCATTGTGGCACAGTTACCATCAAAATGCAGACTATCAAGAAAGAACAGCTGAAGACGGTGAGAGACTCCTGCCCGTGGGTCAATTCAGCACCACAGCCCCAACAGGGCCAACGCAACAACACTAAGCTGCCCCCAATACCTACAGCTG GTTCCTTGCTGGAGAACTCCAACTTAACAACAAACCTCAACAGTTTACACAATGGTCAGCGTTTCGGAGACCAGTCTTTGTGTGAAGTTACTCTGCTAAACCAACTAAATGATCGGCGTAATAGCACAACCAGCACAATCAGCTCAGCATACACCATGAGTCGGCGCTCATCCGGCATCTCACCTTGCTACTCCAGCCGTCGCTCCAGTGAGGCATCCCAATTTGGTGCTAACCGTCATAACAATATCAGTTCAGCAGACTCCTATGACCCAATCTCCACTGATTTATCCCGACGGTCCAGTGAGGCTAGCCATTGCGGAggtggtggtgctggtggAGCAGGGGGAGGAAATCTCCCAAGCCTTCTAAGTCTGACCCCAGCTCAGCATTATCGTCTAAAGGCAAAATATGCTGCTGCCATTGGTGGAGCACCACCTACGCCCTTACCCAATATGGAGAGAATGAGCCTCAGGACCCGCATGGCCCTCTATAGTGACTCTCAGGAATATTCAACACACCATTACCACCAGCCATCCTCTGGAAATGTGCCACGGCGATGCAGTGATACTGGATATGGCAACCACAGCCTGATGCCCCATGAGGTACCTGCCAACCTTCCACGCCGGGCCAGTGACCCAGTGCGCTGTCCCACCCATGACACTCTTTCTACAGTTCCACGCTATAACAGTATGAACAGCATGAATAGTTCTTCAGAATGTCATCAAGCATTGGCAATGTATGGTTACACTCGTTCTGATGGCAACCTGCAGCGCTACCCGTTTGCCCCCAGACCACCAAGCATTTCAGAAAATGTAGCTATGGAGAACATGGCGGTAGATGGGATGGGAAATGGGGGCGAACAGGGCGCGGAGGATGATATAGTTCTTCCAGATGACATGGTGCAATACCTTAGGTCCCAAAACCCAGGCAACCAAGGTCACAACTTAGGACAAGGGAACTACCAATTCAATAACCAGTCTCAGGGCTATCAGACTGGCAGTGCCCCGCTCGCCTCATTTTATTCCCAGAGAAGGGGTCCTTTGTTTGATGCCTGTTTGATGCAGTCTGGTCAGGATATGAATCATAGTGACCCCCAAGAGCCTTTCTCAACGTCATCACATATTAACAAGAATAATATGCCAGTTCAGTGGAATGAGGTGAGTTCAGGAACCGTGGACACTGCAACAAAGCTCCCCAAACAGCAACATTCTCTCAGGGGAAACCTAACTGTTGTTCCACAGAGGAACAATTTTGCTTCCTTCCAGGCACAAGGTCAAGGCCTTGGCAGCAATCAGCAAGTCGTACCAGTGAATCAGAATATGTATAAACAGGGCTATGCAAATCACAACAACAAGAGGCTGAACAACCCCCATCATCAGCAAAAACAGTGCAGCACTTTGAAATTGAATGACCAAAGTTCTGTACAAGGGTTTAGCCAAGACACAATTCAAAATTCTATTTCTGCAAGCAATAATGTGCGAGCCACTCGGAATAATGTGATGGATCAAGGAGTGCAAAGTTATAGAGGAAGGGCACAACCTGATGAATATTCTCACATAAACCATGTGGTTTATCAGCAACAGCACTATAATATTTTATCCCAGCACAGCAACATACAGAATGGTACCAGTGTAATGTTACCGCCAAGACCCCCAGTAGAACCCAAGGCAGGTAGCAGGCAGCATCCTGTTTCTGGTATGATGCAATTGAACAGAATACCCAAGTTATCTGATGTGAGTCCCGGTCTGCAGAACAACACGTCAGAGGCAAGTCCAAAAAGGCCCAATGGGACGGCGACCTTACGAAACAACTCTGAGAATCCCAACTCTGCAATGTTCTACACAGGTGAAATTCATTTGTTTGAACAAACACCTGCAACCTTCGAGGCCTCAGTGTCCCCCAATGTAAGCCAGACCCCTGCCAATAACAACGTGGCAGTAAGTAACATGGTCTCACCAGGAGTCAACCAGGTCTCTAGCAGTACAGTAGATTCTTCCACAGGTAGAAATGGTGGTGCGGAACACACCCAAATCGATTTTGACTCGATCTTAGATGATGGGGATCACTCCAGCCTGATGTCAGGGACCCTTAGTCCTGGCCTTTTGCAGAGCCTCTCCCAGAATTCATCTCGTCTCACCACCCCTCGCAATTCTGTTACTCTTGCATCGGTACCAGCAGGAATTGGCAACATGGCCATTGGGGATATGAGCTCAATGCTCACAGCACTGGCTGAAGAAAGCAAGTTCCTCAATATGATTAGTTAG